One segment of Lepus europaeus isolate LE1 chromosome 16, mLepTim1.pri, whole genome shotgun sequence DNA contains the following:
- the LOC133775397 gene encoding developmental pluripotency-associated protein 4-like: MENSRGKERTATGWSREEEQWALTQPSTSLPRISEKEGNKRKRFMKDDKVACPKERGQCDGNPKPRKKVPIPPLPVDLPPIDLVYRDILQAWGQKLRLSTNGPKIDLYKRLCENAYPHQKPCLQTIPNTAKEVKIKTSLQIKSKVGKEETSQESAKKTVCSVGTDPPEVAPPLQEGIPVLLEDVNTVEVTTSAPEAVLASWARMVAGAGKRKAMETPPEASGDRWCVVHGKSLPANTHGWVQLQFHAGRAWVPEKKKGRVSALFLLPASNFPPPYLEDNMLCPECVHRNKILSKSLQWD, encoded by the coding sequence ATGGAGAATTCTAGAGGCAAGGAGAGAACTGCCACAGGATGGTCGAGGGAAGAAGAACAGTGGGCATTAACTCAACCAAGCACATCTTTACCAAGAATATCAGAAAAGGAGGGGAACAAACGAAAAAGATTTATGAAAGATGATAAAGTTGCCTGTCCTAAGGAAAGGGGACAGTGTGATGGCAACCCAAAACCTCGGAAGAAGGTACCAATTCCTCCGTTACCTGTAGATCTGCCACCTATCGACCTGGTCTACAGAGACATTTTGCAGGCCTGGGGTCAAAAGCTGAGGTTAAGCACTAATGGCCCGAAAATAGATCTGTATAAACGACTATGTGAAAATGCTTACCCACACCAGAAGCCTTGTTTACAGACTATTCCCAACACAGCAAAGGAGGTCAAGATCAAAACAtccttacaaataaaatcaaaggTGGGCAAAGAGGAAACATCCCAGGAAAGTGCTAAGAAAACAGTGTGTTCTGTGGGGACCGACCCCCCTGAAGTGGCTCCTCCACTCCAGGAGGGCATACCTGTGCTCCTGGAGGATGTGAATACAGTTGAGGTGACAACTTCTGCCCCAGAGGCTGTGCTGGCCTCTTGGGCCAGAATGGTCGCTGGTGCTGGGAAGAGGAAGGCAATGGAAACACCCCCAGAGGCCTCCGGTGACAGATGGTGTGTGGTCCATGGGAAAAGTCTCCCTGCAAATACACATGGTTGGGTTCAGCTGCAGTTTCATGCAGGACGAGCCTGGGTTCctgagaagaaaaaaggaagagtgaGTGCACTCTTCTTGCTTCCTGCAAGTAATTTCCCACCCCCATACCTGGAGGACAATATGCTGTGCCCCGAGTGTGTCCACAGGAATAAAATCTTATCGAAAAGCCTTCAATGGGACTAG